In Arthrobacter citreus, a single genomic region encodes these proteins:
- a CDS encoding response regulator transcription factor, which translates to MNPTVLLIEDEKRLREIVKDFFENDQFIVIEAGDGEEGIKKFNENQVDLIILDLMLPKLDGWKVCKLIREQSNIPIIMITARSEEEDQLLGFELGTDEYVTKPFSPKILVAKAKSVLRRTTDLKEDDKDTKMICGITINTSSRTASINNEALLLTNKEFELLCYLIDNKGIVLTRDQLLNNIWGFDYFGDGRTVDTHIKKLRHKLGDKSKHIATVIRVGYKFEE; encoded by the coding sequence ATGAATCCGACAGTTTTATTAATTGAAGATGAAAAAAGATTAAGAGAAATTGTAAAAGACTTTTTTGAAAACGATCAGTTTATCGTCATCGAAGCAGGTGATGGAGAAGAAGGAATTAAGAAGTTTAATGAGAACCAAGTGGATTTAATTATTTTAGATTTAATGCTACCTAAATTAGATGGGTGGAAAGTATGTAAGTTAATTAGAGAGCAATCTAATATACCTATTATTATGATTACTGCCCGCTCAGAAGAAGAGGATCAATTATTAGGATTTGAATTAGGTACTGATGAATATGTGACAAAGCCGTTTAGTCCTAAAATACTTGTTGCAAAAGCAAAAAGTGTGCTTAGACGAACAACTGATCTAAAAGAAGACGATAAAGATACGAAAATGATTTGTGGAATTACAATTAACACTTCGTCAAGGACAGCCTCTATTAATAATGAAGCCTTGTTGCTTACGAATAAAGAATTCGAGTTATTGTGTTACTTAATTGATAATAAAGGCATTGTTTTAACAAGGGATCAACTACTGAATAATATCTGGGGTTTTGATTACTTTGGAGATGGTAGAACAGTTGATACGCATATAAAAAAACTGAGACATAAATTGGGAGATAAATCAAAGCATATAGCTACAGTTATAAGAGTGGGCTATAAGTTTGAGGAGTAG
- the plsY gene encoding glycerol-3-phosphate 1-O-acyltransferase PlsY → MSLVIIVLAYLIGSVPFGLVVGKIFYGVDIRQHGSGNLGATNTFRTLGKKAGIIVTLGDILKGTLAASLPVIFHYHGINPLIIGLVAVIGHMYPIFAGFRGGKAVATSAGILLYASPLLFVAIIIIFGISLKISKYVSLSSMLTAVIATVLSFIIEFKKGDDYILTYILIVLTIFVVYRHRANIKRIKNKTEPKVKF, encoded by the coding sequence ATGAGCTTGGTCATTATAGTACTAGCCTATTTAATCGGATCTGTACCATTCGGTTTAGTAGTTGGAAAAATATTTTACGGAGTAGATATTCGTCAACACGGTAGTGGAAATTTAGGTGCAACAAATACATTCCGCACATTAGGTAAAAAAGCCGGTATTATTGTAACACTTGGAGATATTTTAAAAGGAACACTAGCAGCTTCATTACCTGTAATATTCCATTATCATGGAATTAACCCTCTAATCATTGGACTAGTCGCTGTAATTGGACATATGTATCCGATTTTTGCCGGTTTCAGAGGTGGAAAAGCAGTAGCAACTTCAGCTGGGATCTTATTATACGCATCCCCACTCCTTTTTGTTGCCATAATTATAATCTTCGGGATTAGTTTAAAAATATCAAAATACGTATCATTATCTTCAATGTTAACAGCAGTAATTGCCACAGTTTTATCATTCATCATTGAATTTAAAAAAGGCGATGATTACATACTAACTTATATCCTAATCGTATTAACAATCTTTGTCGTATATAGACATCGCGCAAATATTAAAAGAATCAAAAATAAAACTGAACCAAAAGTTAAATTCTAA
- a CDS encoding acyl-CoA thioesterase translates to MFISEKLVEVRYAETDAMGVVYHANYLVWFEIGRTQLIKDLGFNYAEMESQGVISPVIDLNVSYKKSLRYGQTATVKTKIKTLTPLKVIYEYEIINEEGDLCCVGNSTHVLVHKETFRPIKFKRMFPDWYEAYEKALE, encoded by the coding sequence ATGTTTATATCAGAGAAATTAGTTGAAGTAAGATATGCAGAAACAGATGCAATGGGTGTAGTTTACCATGCAAATTATTTAGTTTGGTTCGAGATTGGACGAACTCAATTAATCAAAGACTTAGGCTTTAATTACGCAGAAATGGAATCACAAGGAGTGATTTCACCTGTTATTGATTTGAATGTATCGTATAAGAAAAGTCTACGATATGGACAGACTGCTACAGTTAAAACAAAAATAAAAACGCTCACACCACTTAAAGTTATATATGAATACGAAATTATAAACGAAGAAGGAGATCTATGTTGTGTTGGGAATTCGACACATGTCCTTGTTCATAAAGAAACATTTAGACCGATTAAATTTAAAAGAATGTTCCCTGATTGGTATGAAGCTTATGAGAAAGCATTAGAGTAG
- a CDS encoding prohibitin family protein — protein MEIRPSETKKSFMNRKVIGGIIAGIALILIVTIPTLFIEKITPGYVGVVYSPNGGIQKNTLSQGWNFVGLFDKVTEYPVRLRTVEYKDVALATSDGKRIEMDLSYTYKIDPSKVVSMFNEFGPVAIEEIEDTYLKKRLQDAARIAVSKYTVLQLYGEKSSNASADIETIYKDDVKVLGFFVENLTLGTPKPDAKTQDAIDARVQAAQENDRKKIELETSRIEAEKKKVEAQADADSQIIRAQGQAKANQVIQHSLTKELIEYKKAEKWDGKLPTVSGSDANIIQFPIDPNSNNESK, from the coding sequence ATGGAAATTCGTCCAAGTGAAACTAAAAAATCATTTATGAATCGTAAAGTTATTGGTGGGATCATTGCTGGTATCGCACTTATTTTAATTGTTACAATTCCTACTTTATTTATTGAGAAAATAACACCAGGTTATGTAGGGGTTGTTTATTCACCAAATGGAGGAATACAAAAAAATACACTTTCACAAGGTTGGAATTTTGTTGGTTTGTTTGATAAAGTCACCGAATATCCAGTCCGCTTACGAACAGTAGAATATAAAGATGTTGCTCTAGCTACTTCAGACGGAAAAAGAATTGAAATGGACTTATCTTATACATATAAAATTGATCCTTCAAAAGTTGTCTCAATGTTTAATGAGTTTGGTCCAGTTGCTATAGAAGAAATAGAGGATACATATTTAAAGAAACGATTACAAGATGCAGCTCGAATTGCAGTTTCGAAATACACAGTTTTACAATTATATGGCGAAAAATCAAGTAATGCCTCTGCAGATATTGAGACAATTTATAAAGATGATGTAAAAGTACTTGGATTTTTTGTTGAAAATTTAACTTTAGGAACTCCTAAACCTGATGCAAAAACACAAGATGCAATTGATGCAAGAGTTCAAGCAGCCCAAGAAAATGATCGTAAAAAAATTGAACTTGAAACATCTCGAATTGAAGCTGAGAAGAAGAAGGTAGAAGCTCAGGCTGACGCTGATTCACAAATAATTCGTGCTCAAGGTCAAGCAAAAGCAAACCAAGTCATTCAGCACTCATTAACGAAAGAATTAATTGAATATAAAAAAGCAGAAAAATGGGATGGTAAACTACCTACTGTTTCAGGTAGCGATGCTAATATCATTCAATTCCCTATTGATCCAAATAGTAATAACGAATCAAAATAA
- a CDS encoding LysM peptidoglycan-binding domain-containing protein has protein sequence MQIHVVKSGETVMSIADFYGVERQSLINANALVAPYKIIKGQALVVPTTGNEYIVQPGDNLYDLGLTYGVSASQIATYSGISPYASLNVGQKLHLPARKKRNVESIGYLQPTSNPIKPALEDAARREGKFLTYLAHFSFDAKRDGSLTEPPLGNIPQIAKENRNIYMMVVSNLENGQFSTSLATDILQSTAVQDRLINTIISTANKYGFREVNVDFEDVASKDRVPYINFLNKLKSRLPQGFILSATLIPKTSSNQKGRFYEAHDYANIGKVVDFVVIMTYDWGWQGGPPMAVSPIDQVRKVINYAKTVIPVPKIMMGQNLYGFDWKVPFKQGTMAKALSAEAATNLAIQMTNEILFDNKAKAPYFRYTESNGQKHEVWFEDARSIQAKFNLIKEENIRGISYWKLGLPFIQNWELLEANFNVVKRA, from the coding sequence ATGCAAATTCATGTAGTGAAAAGCGGAGAAACAGTCATGAGTATTGCAGATTTTTATGGAGTTGAAAGGCAATCTCTCATAAATGCAAATGCTCTAGTAGCTCCTTATAAAATAATAAAAGGTCAAGCGCTTGTTGTACCAACTACAGGAAACGAATATATTGTTCAACCTGGAGATAATTTATATGATCTTGGTTTAACGTATGGAGTTTCAGCAAGTCAAATTGCTACCTATAGTGGGATTAGTCCATATGCATCTTTAAATGTTGGTCAAAAGCTACATTTGCCAGCACGAAAAAAAAGAAATGTCGAATCAATTGGCTACTTACAACCTACTTCAAACCCTATTAAGCCTGCCCTAGAAGATGCTGCACGCAGGGAAGGAAAGTTTTTAACCTATTTAGCACATTTTAGCTTTGATGCAAAAAGGGATGGTTCTTTAACAGAGCCACCACTAGGAAATATTCCGCAAATCGCTAAGGAAAACCGTAATATCTATATGATGGTTGTATCAAATCTTGAAAATGGCCAATTCTCCACATCACTTGCAACTGATATTTTACAAAGTACAGCCGTTCAAGATCGTTTAATAAACACAATCATTAGCACAGCAAATAAATACGGCTTTAGAGAGGTAAATGTAGACTTTGAAGACGTTGCTTCTAAAGATCGAGTTCCTTATATTAACTTTTTAAATAAATTAAAATCTAGACTCCCTCAAGGATTCATATTAAGTGCTACATTAATACCTAAAACAAGCTCAAATCAAAAAGGAAGATTTTACGAAGCACATGATTATGCAAATATTGGGAAAGTTGTAGACTTTGTCGTTATCATGACTTATGACTGGGGTTGGCAAGGTGGTCCACCAATGGCCGTATCTCCTATCGACCAAGTTCGTAAAGTAATCAATTACGCAAAAACTGTTATCCCAGTACCTAAAATTATGATGGGGCAAAACTTATACGGCTTTGACTGGAAAGTTCCTTTTAAACAAGGTACAATGGCAAAAGCCTTAAGCGCAGAAGCAGCTACAAATTTAGCAATTCAAATGACAAACGAAATTCTTTTTGATAATAAAGCAAAAGCACCATATTTCCGTTACACAGAATCCAACGGGCAAAAACATGAAGTCTGGTTTGAAGATGCGAGATCGATTCAGGCGAAATTCAACTTAATAAAAGAAGAAAATATCCGCGGTATTTCCTATTGGAAGTTAGGTTTACCGTTTATCCAAAATTGGGAGCTTCTAGAAGCTAACTTTAATGTCGTAAAAAGAGCATAA
- the tlp gene encoding small acid-soluble spore protein Tlp: MMEYKSKPDDRSDNADKIQDMINNTKENIKEAETSMQIGNEQQKQNALEKNQRREESLSALESELRDEQSFNNTND, encoded by the coding sequence ATGATGGAATACAAATCAAAGCCAGATGATCGCAGTGATAATGCTGATAAAATTCAAGATATGATTAATAATACGAAGGAAAACATTAAAGAAGCAGAGACCTCAATGCAGATTGGAAATGAACAGCAAAAACAAAATGCATTAGAAAAAAATCAACGTCGTGAGGAATCGCTTTCAGCGTTAGAAAGTGAACTAAGGGACGAGCAGTCATTTAATAATACGAATGACTGA
- a CDS encoding acid-soluble spore protein N, giving the protein MGNPKKHPKDFVPNHVGTQNKAAGGNKGKQMQYKDPTGKQPIVDNG; this is encoded by the coding sequence ATGGGAAATCCTAAAAAACATCCTAAAGATTTTGTACCAAATCATGTTGGTACTCAAAACAAAGCAGCTGGCGGAAATAAGGGTAAACAAATGCAATATAAAGATCCTACTGGCAAACAACCAATCGTTGATAACGGGTAA
- a CDS encoding FbpB family small basic protein: protein MRKKRHKSFQELINENKNSLLNDEEALNKIYDRLEERLERKAKAE from the coding sequence ATGAGAAAGAAGAGACATAAATCGTTTCAAGAATTAATTAATGAAAATAAAAATTCTCTATTAAATGATGAAGAAGCTTTAAATAAAATATATGATCGCTTAGAAGAACGTTTAGAAAGAAAAGCTAAAGCAGAATAG
- a CDS encoding TlpA family protein disulfide reductase — MRKVIPLLVLLVALGYSFFQLYEKKEAESKVTSNNDAYIASIQKLGVQVGQQAPDIQLMTLDEKKVNLSSFKGKKVILNFWATWCPPCQDEIPALEKFHQAHKDIEMIGVADYISEKKDLNFIKNFVSKNSMNYNILIDENGDNFRKYGVISIPTTYFINANGEIVFKQIGPVTEKQLNTFLK; from the coding sequence ATGAGAAAAGTAATTCCTTTGTTAGTGCTTTTAGTTGCGTTAGGCTATTCATTTTTTCAATTATACGAGAAAAAAGAAGCAGAGAGTAAGGTTACTAGTAATAATGATGCGTATATTGCTTCGATTCAAAAATTGGGTGTTCAAGTTGGTCAGCAAGCACCTGATATTCAATTGATGACGTTGGATGAGAAGAAGGTTAATTTATCTTCGTTCAAAGGTAAAAAAGTTATCTTGAATTTCTGGGCTACTTGGTGTCCTCCTTGCCAAGATGAAATTCCGGCATTAGAGAAGTTTCATCAAGCACATAAAGATATTGAAATGATTGGTGTTGCAGATTATATTAGTGAGAAAAAGGATTTGAATTTTATTAAGAATTTTGTTAGTAAAAATAGTATGAATTATAATATTTTAATTGATGAAAATGGAGATAATTTTCGGAAATATGGTGTGATTTCAATTCCTACTACATATTTTATTAATGCGAATGGCGAGATTGTTTTTAAGCAAATTGGACCAGTTACTGAGAAACAATTAAATACATTTTTAAAATAA
- the acnA gene encoding aconitate hydratase AcnA, with the protein MGKNDVFQSRSTFTANDKTYHYYRLKAIEEAGVAKIGKLPYSIKVLLESVLRQVDGRVITKDHVENLAKWGTSELQDVDVPFKPSRVILQDFTGVPAVVDLASLRKAMADMGGDPEVINPEIPVDLVIDHSVMVDKAGTIDALDFNMDLEFSRNEERYQFLSWAQKAFNNYRAVPPATGIVHQVNLEYLANVVQAVANAEGEVIAFPDTLVGTDSHTTMINGIGVLGWGVGGIEAEAGMLGQPSYFPVPEVIGVKLTGSLPSGTTATDVALKVTEVLRKKGVVNKFVEFFGPGLQSMPLADRATIANMAPEYGATCGFFPVDAEALNYLRLTGRSEEQIQLVEAYCKANDLFYTADLEDPTFTDLVEINLSEIESNLSGPKRPQDLIPLSEMKNAFQAAVSAPMGNAGFGLTDEALNKEVNVKFENGTETTFKTGAVAIAAITSCTNTSNPYVMLGAGLVAKKAVEKGLTVPAYVKTSLAPGSKVVSGYLQEAGLIPFLNQLGFNIVGYGCTTCIGNSGPLAPEMEEAIAENDMLVTSVLSGNRNFEGRIHPQVKGNYLASPPLVVAYALAGNVNIDFSVEPIGQDKDGNDVFLKDIWPTSAEVQEVVAATVTPELFKKEYERVFEDNKRWNEIQTTDDSLYKWDSESTYIANPPFFEGLSKEPGVVKPLAGLKIVGKFGDSVTTDHISPAGSIGKTTPAGLYLQSKDVKPVDFNSYGSRRGNHDVMMRGTFANIRIRNQIAPGTEGGYTTYWPTGEVMSIYDAAMRYKEDGTGLMILAGNDYGMGSSRDWAAKGTNLLGIKTVLAESFERIHRSNLVLMGVLPLQFKAGENAETFGLTGKEIFAVTVDENVKPRDLVKVTATKEDGTTVEFDVVARFDSEVEIDYYRHGGILQMVLRDKLNNSKVTH; encoded by the coding sequence ATGGGGAAAAATGACGTTTTCCAATCTCGTTCGACATTTACTGCGAACGATAAAACTTATCATTATTATCGCTTAAAAGCAATTGAGGAAGCTGGAGTAGCTAAAATCGGTAAATTACCTTATTCGATTAAAGTGTTACTAGAGTCAGTTCTTCGTCAAGTAGATGGAAGAGTAATTACAAAAGATCATGTTGAAAATTTAGCAAAATGGGGAACAAGCGAGCTACAAGATGTAGATGTTCCATTTAAACCTTCTCGTGTTATTTTACAAGACTTCACTGGTGTTCCAGCTGTAGTTGACTTAGCTTCATTACGTAAGGCAATGGCAGATATGGGTGGAGACCCTGAAGTAATCAATCCTGAAATTCCTGTAGATTTAGTAATTGACCACTCAGTAATGGTTGATAAAGCTGGTACTATAGATGCATTAGATTTCAATATGGATTTAGAATTTTCTCGTAACGAAGAGCGTTACCAATTTTTAAGTTGGGCTCAAAAAGCATTTAATAACTATCGTGCAGTACCACCAGCAACTGGTATCGTACACCAAGTTAACTTAGAATACTTAGCTAACGTAGTTCAAGCAGTTGCTAATGCAGAAGGTGAAGTAATAGCATTCCCAGATACTTTAGTAGGTACTGACTCACATACTACAATGATCAATGGTATCGGTGTATTAGGTTGGGGTGTAGGTGGTATTGAGGCTGAAGCAGGAATGCTTGGTCAACCATCATATTTCCCAGTTCCAGAAGTAATCGGTGTTAAATTAACTGGTTCTTTACCAAGTGGAACTACTGCAACTGACGTAGCGTTAAAAGTTACTGAAGTTTTACGTAAAAAAGGTGTAGTAAATAAATTCGTTGAGTTCTTTGGACCAGGTTTACAAAGCATGCCTCTAGCAGACCGTGCAACAATCGCAAACATGGCTCCTGAGTATGGTGCAACGTGTGGATTCTTCCCAGTTGATGCTGAAGCACTTAACTACTTACGTTTAACAGGTCGTAGCGAAGAGCAAATTCAATTAGTAGAAGCATACTGCAAAGCTAATGATTTATTCTATACTGCAGATCTAGAAGATCCTACATTCACTGATTTAGTTGAAATCAATCTTTCAGAAATTGAATCAAATCTTTCTGGTCCAAAACGCCCACAAGATTTAATTCCATTATCAGAAATGAAAAATGCATTCCAAGCAGCAGTTTCTGCTCCAATGGGTAATGCAGGTTTCGGTTTAACTGATGAAGCATTAAATAAAGAAGTAAATGTTAAATTCGAAAACGGTACTGAAACAACTTTTAAAACTGGTGCAGTAGCAATTGCAGCAATTACAAGTTGTACAAATACTTCAAACCCATACGTAATGTTAGGTGCTGGTTTAGTAGCTAAAAAAGCTGTTGAAAAAGGTTTAACTGTGCCTGCTTATGTAAAAACTTCATTAGCTCCTGGTTCTAAAGTTGTTAGTGGATATTTACAAGAAGCTGGTTTAATTCCTTTCTTAAACCAATTAGGATTTAACATTGTTGGTTACGGATGTACTACATGTATCGGTAACTCTGGTCCATTAGCACCTGAAATGGAAGAAGCAATTGCTGAAAATGATATGTTAGTAACATCTGTACTTTCTGGTAACCGTAACTTTGAAGGACGTATTCATCCTCAAGTTAAAGGTAACTACTTAGCATCACCACCATTAGTAGTTGCTTACGCGTTAGCTGGTAATGTAAATATCGACTTCTCTGTTGAACCAATCGGTCAAGACAAAGATGGAAACGATGTATTCTTAAAAGACATTTGGCCAACATCTGCTGAAGTACAAGAAGTTGTTGCTGCTACAGTTACTCCTGAATTATTCAAGAAAGAATATGAAAGAGTATTTGAAGATAATAAACGTTGGAACGAAATTCAAACTACTGATGATTCATTATATAAATGGGATAGCGAATCAACTTATATCGCTAATCCGCCATTCTTTGAAGGTTTATCAAAAGAGCCAGGCGTAGTTAAACCATTAGCTGGTTTAAAAATCGTTGGTAAATTCGGAGATTCAGTAACAACTGACCACATTTCACCAGCTGGTTCAATTGGTAAAACAACTCCTGCAGGACTTTACTTACAAAGTAAAGATGTTAAACCTGTAGACTTTAACTCATATGGTTCTCGTCGTGGTAACCATGATGTAATGATGCGTGGTACATTCGCTAACATCCGTATCCGTAACCAAATCGCACCAGGTACAGAAGGTGGATACACTACTTACTGGCCAACTGGCGAAGTTATGTCAATTTATGATGCAGCAATGCGTTATAAAGAAGACGGTACTGGATTAATGATTTTAGCTGGAAATGACTACGGTATGGGAAGTTCTCGTGACTGGGCTGCTAAAGGAACAAATCTTTTAGGCATCAAAACAGTTCTTGCTGAAAGCTTCGAACGTATACACAGAAGTAACCTAGTATTAATGGGAGTATTACCACTTCAATTTAAAGCTGGTGAAAATGCTGAAACATTTGGATTAACAGGTAAAGAAATCTTTGCTGTTACTGTAGATGAAAATGTTAAACCACGTGATCTTGTAAAAGTAACTGCAACTAAAGAAGACGGAACAACTGTTGAATTTGATGTAGTTGCTCGTTTTGACAGCGAAGTTGAAATTGACTACTACCGTCACGGTGGTATCTTACAAATGGTATTACGTGATAAATTAAATAATTCTAAAGTAACTCATTAA
- a CDS encoding DNA translocase FtsK, with amino-acid sequence MGEEKNKEKKSVPQRLINYAKKYYEKLKENEVKQLFKAKVIECFELGEMYRKYEGVQIYPQIVRIGLLENGIEAVLNLPRGFKPGDLEEKSYVFEQEFGQNIELKKVSSKTFVLYVFMNNPLKEKYDYQLMNFKHNLPIYVGKDSRGKTISYDMIAEPHLLIAGETGSGKSVILRSILTTLIFNKTPEELKLYLFDLKKSEFFLFKRLPHVVENTYNREKMKKRFGEILKDLSDRGDLLEKHEVPHIDELPKEVKPPYIMVFIDEFSLINDVKAIVDSIEDITAIGRALGIFIVLSTQRPDSKILEGRIKALLTVRIGGRQQDAVNSKIVIDCGGCEKLTSPGHMKMKSILGLIDIKVPMLDYKVAKEMLNPLRIEKAVEEEPEEKEEIKPAKRKKSTKKGKEKKPIVWGVLGEQKR; translated from the coding sequence GTGGGAGAGGAAAAAAATAAAGAAAAAAAGAGTGTCCCCCAAAGGCTGATAAATTATGCAAAAAAGTATTATGAAAAATTAAAAGAAAATGAAGTAAAACAATTATTTAAGGCAAAAGTTATAGAATGTTTTGAATTAGGAGAAATGTACAGAAAATATGAAGGTGTTCAAATTTATCCGCAAATTGTCAGAATAGGCTTGTTAGAAAATGGAATTGAAGCAGTTTTAAACTTACCAAGAGGTTTTAAGCCAGGCGACTTGGAAGAGAAGTCCTATGTATTTGAACAAGAGTTCGGTCAAAACATTGAATTAAAAAAAGTTAGTTCAAAAACTTTTGTACTATATGTTTTTATGAACAATCCATTAAAAGAAAAATATGATTATCAATTGATGAATTTTAAACACAATTTACCTATTTATGTAGGGAAGGATTCGAGAGGTAAAACAATTTCATATGACATGATTGCAGAACCACATTTGTTAATTGCTGGTGAAACAGGTAGTGGGAAGAGCGTTATACTTAGATCGATATTAACCACATTAATTTTCAATAAAACGCCTGAAGAATTAAAACTATATCTATTTGATTTGAAAAAATCCGAGTTTTTCCTGTTCAAACGATTACCACATGTCGTCGAAAATACGTACAATCGAGAAAAAATGAAGAAAAGATTTGGTGAAATTTTAAAAGATTTAAGCGATCGTGGGGATTTACTAGAAAAACATGAGGTACCACATATTGACGAATTGCCTAAAGAAGTGAAGCCACCGTATATTATGGTTTTTATTGATGAGTTTTCCCTAATAAATGATGTTAAAGCGATTGTTGATTCGATTGAAGATATCACAGCAATTGGTCGTGCTCTGGGTATATTTATTGTCTTAAGCACTCAAAGACCAGATTCAAAAATATTAGAGGGGAGAATAAAAGCTCTATTGACAGTCCGTATTGGTGGTAGGCAACAAGATGCAGTAAATAGTAAAATCGTGATTGATTGTGGAGGATGTGAAAAGTTAACTTCTCCTGGACACATGAAGATGAAGTCCATACTTGGTCTAATCGATATAAAGGTACCAATGTTAGATTATAAAGTGGCTAAAGAAATGTTAAACCCATTAAGGATTGAAAAAGCAGTTGAAGAGGAACCAGAAGAAAAAGAAGAAATTAAACCAGCTAAAAGAAAGAAATCAACTAAGAAAGGGAAAGAGAAAAAACCTATTGTTTGGGGTGTTTTAGGTGAACAAAAGAGATAA
- a CDS encoding helix-turn-helix transcriptional regulator, with protein MFVSRLRMILDEKGIKYSHIAKKAGISKTAMNDLVKEENPSLPSYKSAYYIAKELNVKMEDIWYFEE; from the coding sequence ATGTTTGTTTCTAGGTTAAGGATGATCTTAGACGAGAAAGGTATAAAGTATTCTCACATTGCCAAGAAAGCTGGCATAAGTAAGACAGCAATGAATGATTTAGTTAAAGAAGAAAATCCTTCTTTACCTTCATATAAAAGTGCTTACTATATAGCAAAAGAATTAAATGTAAAGATGGAAGATATTTGGTACTTTGAAGAATAA
- a CDS encoding TM2 domain-containing protein gives MRPKSVGTAYILFFVCILGFAGLHRFYIGKIGTGVLYLLTWGFFGIGLIYDLFTLAGQVRRENIYRNGLQPQVIVNVTSDGKYINTESK, from the coding sequence ATGAGACCTAAAAGTGTTGGAACAGCTTATATTTTATTTTTTGTATGTATTCTAGGTTTTGCAGGGCTACACCGTTTTTATATCGGCAAAATTGGTACTGGAGTTTTATATTTATTAACTTGGGGATTTTTTGGAATTGGACTTATATATGATTTGTTTACTCTAGCTGGCCAAGTTAGACGTGAAAACATTTATAGAAATGGATTACAACCACAGGTTATTGTAAATGTAACTTCTGATGGTAAATATATAAATACTGAAAGTAAATAA
- a CDS encoding phage holin family protein, with protein sequence MEIDVISLLPKLIQGALLFYFLVKVLDFITGLLKTWKGVSKYKSRVMRDGIIRWIGELVGIVFVLGLDVFLGLNFYLTGFTLALFIYKEGGSIVENLKAVGVVLPAQVEDKLKTFDKGEVQNDLEK encoded by the coding sequence ATGGAAATCGATGTTATTTCGTTATTACCAAAACTAATTCAAGGAGCTTTATTATTTTACTTTCTTGTAAAAGTTCTAGATTTTATTACGGGTTTATTAAAGACGTGGAAAGGTGTTTCAAAATACAAATCACGAGTTATGCGAGATGGAATTATTCGGTGGATTGGGGAACTAGTAGGAATTGTTTTTGTACTAGGGCTAGATGTGTTTTTAGGTCTTAACTTTTATTTAACTGGCTTTACGCTTGCTCTATTTATCTATAAAGAAGGTGGAAGTATTGTTGAGAATTTAAAAGCTGTAGGAGTAGTACTTCCTGCACAAGTTGAAGACAAATTAAAAACATTTGATAAAGGAGAGGTTCAAAATGACTTGGAGAAATGA